A genomic region of Pelodiscus sinensis isolate JC-2024 chromosome 1, ASM4963464v1, whole genome shotgun sequence contains the following coding sequences:
- the LOC142829113 gene encoding olfactory receptor 52D1-like, which produces MVPSNLTTSDSSIFILMGIPGLEEAHIGIAIPFCMFYIICLLGNFMVLFIIRKEQTLHTPMYQLLCMLALTDIATSTLVVPKALCIFWFNWKGITLGGCLTQMFFLNTILVMQSAILVIMAFDRYVAICKPLRYTTILTTTRLAKLGLVGLLRAVLCILPMPLLLSRLPFCDNRMIPQTYCENIAVAKLSCGDITVNKVHGLVIMIVNMGLDQSLIVLSYGLIIRAVLRISSKKAHLKALNTCTAHLCVMLLYCTPSLFSHMAHRFGQGIAPHVHIILANVYLLVPSMLNPIIYGVKTKELRDKIVQYIFRK; this is translated from the coding sequence ATGGTACCTTCCAACCTCACCACCTCTGACTCCTCCATATTCATACTAATGGGCATCCCTGGTCTGGAAGAAGCCCACATTGGGATTGCCATCCCTTTCTGTATGTTCTACATTATCTGTTTGTTGGGAAATTTCATGGTTCTATTTATAATACGCAAAGAGCAGACCCTCCACACACCCATGTACCAGCTGCTCTGCATGTTGGCGCTCACAGACATTGCCACTTCTACACTAGTGGTGCCGAAGGCCCTgtgtatattttggttcaattgGAAAGGCATTACTCTGGgtggctgcctcacccagatgttctttcTTAACACAATTTTGGTTATGCAGTCAGCTATCCTCGTGATAATGGcctttgatcgctacgtggccatatgTAAGCCTCTCAGATATACCACCATCCTCACCACCACACGGTTAGCTAAGCTAGGGCTAGTGGGTTTGCTAAGAGCTGTTCTCTGCATTCTGCCTATGCCCCTGCTCCTGAGCAGGCTGCCGTTCTGTGACAACCGCATGATCCCCCAAACGTACTGCGAGAACATAGCTGTGGCCAAATTGTCTTGTGGGGACATCACCGTGAACAAAGTGCATGGGTTGGTGATTATGATTGTAAATATGGGATTAGACCAGAGTCTCATTGTCCTGTCCTATGGTCTGATCATCAGGGCTGTCCTTCGAATCTCCTCCAAGAAAGCCCATCTgaaagccctcaacacctgcacAGCCCACCTCTGTGTGATGCTGTTATATTGTACCCCAAGCCTCTTCTCCCACATGGCACATCGGTTTGGTCAGGGCATCGCTCCTCATGTTCACATCATCTTGGCCAACGTCTATCTCCTTGTCCCCtccatgctcaaccccatcatttaTGGGGTAAAAACCAAAGAGCTTCGTGACAAAATAGTCCaatatattttcagaaaatga
- the LOC142829102 gene encoding olfactory receptor 52P1-like yields the protein MTTSNFTLSNSLTFILAGIPGLEDAHGWISIPFSMCYTINLLGNVMVLSVVGKEQTLHQPMYLLLCMLALTDITTSTTVVPKVLCIFWFNLKDITLGGCVTQMFFLHTFSVLQSSVLVAMAFDRYVAICNPLRYTTILSNTQIAKLGLVGLTRAILFLLPMPLLLSRLPFCAIRIIPHTYCENIAVAKMSCGDITVIRAYGLVISIVVTGIDVSLIVLSYALIIRAVLRVSSKGTHQKALNTCTAHICVMLLNWIPSLFSLMTHRFGQGIALHVHIILANLYLLIPPMLNPIIYGFQSKELREKMVKFNFIR from the coding sequence ATGACAACTTCTAACTTTACCCTCTCTAATTCTTTGACATTCATCCTGGCTGGCATCCCTGGTCTGGAAGACGCTCATGGCTGGATTTCCATCCCTTTCTCTATGTGCTACACTATCAACCTGCTGGGAAATGTCATGGTTCTGTCTGTTGTAGGCaaagagcagaccctgcaccagccAATGTACCTGCTGCTCTGTATGTTGGCGCTCACAGACATCACAACTTCTACTACTGTTGTGCCAAAGGTACTgtgtatattttggttcaatttgaaAGACATTACGTTAGGTGGCTGtgtcacccagatgttcttccttCATACATTTTCCGTTTTGCAGTCATCTGTCCTTGTGGCAATGGCCTTCGATCGGTATGTTGCCATATGTAACCCTCTGAGGTACACCACCATCCTCAGCAACACACAAATAGCAAAGCTAGGGCTGGTGGGTTTGACAAGAGCCATTCTCTTCCTTCTGCCCATGCCCCTGCTCCTAAGCAGGCTGCCGTTCTGTGCCATCCGCATTATCCCCCACACGTACTGTGAGAACATAGCTGTGGCAAAGATGTCATGTGGGGACATCACAGTTATCAGGGCATATGGTTTGGTGATAAGTATTGTTGTTACAGGGATCGACGTGAGTCTCATTGTCCTGTCTTATGCTCTGATCATCAGGGCTGTTCTCAGAGTCTCTTCGAAGGGAACCCACCAAaaagccctcaacacctgcacAGCTCACATCTGTGTCATGTTGTTAAATTGGATTCCCAGCCTCTTCTCTCTGATGACACACCGATTTGGTCAGGGCATCGCTCTTCATGTTCACATCATCTTGGCCAACCTCTATCTCCTCATCCCCCCTatgctcaaccccatcatttaTGGATTCCAATCCAAAGAGCTTCGTGAGAAAATGGTCAAATTCAACTTTATAAGGTGA